In Gossypium arboreum isolate Shixiya-1 chromosome 6, ASM2569848v2, whole genome shotgun sequence, the following are encoded in one genomic region:
- the LOC108480839 gene encoding NADH-ubiquinone oxidoreductase 20.9 kDa subunit, protein MNTDITASAKPEYPVIDRNPPFTKVVGNFNTLDYLRFTTITGVSVTVGYLSGIKPGLKGPSMVTGGLIGLMGGFMYAYQNSAGRLMGFFPNDGEVAQYQKRGLKN, encoded by the exons ATGAATACAGACATAACAGCTTCGGCCAAACCAGAGTACCCAGTTATAGATCGAAACCCTCCTTTCACCAAAGTCGTTGGCAATTTCAACACCCTCGATTACCTCCGTTTCACTACCATTACCGGCGTTTCAGTCACCGTCGGCTACCTCTCCG GGATAAAACCAGGATTAAAAGGGCCTTCAATGGTGACAGGAGGGTTGATTGGGTTAATGGGTGGATTTATGTACGCGTACCAGAACTCAGCGGGTCGACTCATGGGATTTTTCCCTAATGATGGCGAGGTCGCTCAGTACCAAAAACGTGGACTCAAAAACTAG